ACTTATTCGGTTCATTAAATCACCCGTCCTATTTTTTTTATAAAAATTAATTGATAATCGTTGGTACTGTTGATAAATTTCATTTTTTAAATCAAACTCTACCATTCGAGACATTACAATAATTGTTTGTCTCATTAAAAAAGTAAAAAAACCACCAAGTAAAGTTACACATACAATCAATAAGATATTCTGAAATAAAACAGCTTTCACTTCTGATAAATCATTCATTTTGTTTAACTGATAGTCTTCTACAATATTTAATGACGCTCCAACAAAATCAGGGATTTTAAGTATCAAAACTTTTGATAATACTGTAATTAACACACCTAATAATAACCTCCATTTATACTTTACAAAATATTTATTAAGGTATTTTAATGCTTTCAATATAAAAATAGTTTTAAGTTATAAAAATCGAATTAACAGGACTTCTTCTTTAAAGATAACATAATTTAAGGCTCTTTTTTTGCTTATGTTTTAACGATTTCTTACTTTTGCATTCGAATTTTTGAGGTTTTTAAAAAAACCTCAAATAAAAAAACAAAACAAATGACATCAGAAATCATTGATACTAAAGACCTTAAGAATGACCCTGTATTTGGTCAATTATCTTTCGACAATCACGAACAAATCGTTTTTTGTAATGACGAAGATACAGGTTTAAAAGCAATAATTGGTATTCATAATACAACTTTAGGACCTGCTTTAGGAGGTACTAGAATGTGGCAATACAAAAGTGAATGGGATGCTCTTAACGACGTATTACGTTTGTCTCGTGGTATGACATATAAATCAGCAATTACAGGATTAAACCTTGGAGGAGGTAAGGCTGTAATTATTGGTGATGCAAAAACTCAAAAAAATGACGCTTTAATGCGTAAATTCGGTGAATATGTGAATTCTTTAAGTGGAAGATACATTACTGCTGAAGATATTGGAATGGAAACTCGTGACATGGATGTTATTAGAGAAGTAACACCTCATGTAACTGGTGTTTCTGAAGCTATTGGAGGCTCAGGAAACCCTTCTCCTGTAACAGCCTATGGTGTTTATATGGGAATGAAAGCTGCTGCTAAATATCGTTTTGGTACAGATAACTTAGATGGTAAAAAAATTCTAGTACAGGGTGTTGGTCATGTTGGTGAAACTTTAGTAAAACATATTACTGATGAAGGAGCTAAAGTTATTTTAAATGATATTAACGAAGCTCGTTTAGAAGAATTAAGTAAAAAGTTCGGTGCTAACGTAGTTTTAGGAAATGATATTTACGGTTTAGATGTAGATATATACGCTCCTTGTGCATTAGGAGCAACTGTAAACGACGAAAGTATTTCTCAATTAAAAGCTAAAGTTATTGCAGGTGCTGCAAATAACCAGTTAGCTGACGAATTAAAACATGGTAAATTGTTAAGAGAAAAAGGAATCGCTTATGCTCCTGATTTCTTAATTAACGCTGGTGGAATTATAAACGTATACGCTGAAATTGCTGGCTATGACAAGGCTGAAAGCATAAAAAGAACTGAAAATATTTACAATACAACATTAGATATTTTTAATTTAGCTGAGAAAGAAAACATCACAACACATCAGGCTGCTTTTAATATTGCTCAATCAAGAATTGATGCTCGTAAAAAAGAGCAAAATAGCTAGATAAAAAACAAAAAAGTTTTACTTTTGCAGAGCGTTAGAAATAGTTTCTATCGCTCTTTTTTTTAAAGTTCTTTAAAATGATTAATAGGAGACATATTCGAGTTAAAGTAATGCAGTCGGTTTATGCAATGCAGCAATCGCAAAGTGATAATATTGTAAAAGAGGAGAAATTCTTAAAAAACAGTATTCAAAAAATGTATGATTTGTATGTTCTCAACCTTCAATTAGTGGTTGAAGTTCAAAAGTTAGCAAATAAAAAAATTGCACTTTCTAAGAAGAAAATGCTTGCTACTAAAGAAGAATTAAACCCAAACACCAAATTCATCGACAACAAACTTATTAACTTACTTAATGAGAGCGTTAGTTTAGAAGGATATACTGAACTTAACCAGCTTAATTTTTGGGAACTTGACAATGAATACGTCAATATTATTTTAGACGAATTACAAAAAAGTGACTTGTATAAAAAATACATGAGCACTGTTGAAGATTCTTACCACATAGATAAGGCATTTGTAATAGAATTTTTCAGAGAAATTATTGCTCCTAACGAAAAATTAGCTGATTATTTTGAAGATAAAATGATTTCTTGGGTAGATGATATTCCTTTTGTGAACACTTGGATTATTAAATCTTTAAACAAACAAAAACCTCAGAATCCTTTTATACTTGGTGGTTTGTATAAAGACAGTGAAGATAAACAATTTGCATCTAACTTATTTACAAAGACAGTTTTACACCAACATAAATACCAAGATGACATTATAGAGAAAACTCCTAATTGGGAAGCTGATAGGATTGCAGATATTGATATGATAATTATTAAAATGGCAATCACAGAATTTTTACATTTCCCATCTATCCCTAGTAGAGTAACTATTAATGAATATATTGAGTTAGCAAAAGATTATTCGACAAATAAAAGTGGATATTTTATCAATGGAGTTTTAGATAAATTAGCAAAAGATTATTTAGCTTCAGATAAGATGGTTAAAATTGGTAGAGGATTATTATAAAAAATTATTATTTTTACGAATAATTAAATTAAAATATTTAAAAATGAAGAAAATAGCCGTAGTAATCGCATTTATTCTTTCAACAGGAATCTTAGTTTCTTGTGGACAAGGAAATGCAGCATCAAAAGTAAAAAAAGAGAATGTACAAAAAGCTGAGAAAAGAGATGTTTCTATTAGCGCTGGAGCTGCATCTATTTCTTTTGATAAAGAAGAATATGATTTCGGGATTGTCAATGAAGGTGATGTTGTTAAAACTACTTTTACTGTAACAAATACGGGTAAAGGTGATTTAGTAATTACAAATGCACAAGCTAGCTGTGGATGTACAGTTCCTGTATGGCCAAAAGAAGCTATCGCACCTGGTAAAACTGGAGAAATTCAAGTAAGTTTTAACACAAACGGAAAACCTAATAAACAATCTAAATCTATAACATTATCTACTAATACAGAAAAAGGTAGAGAAGTTATTAAGATTTCAGGAATGGTAACTCCTAAAAAGAAAACTGTATAATAATGTTTATAACTATTTTTTTACAAGCAAGTACGCAAGAAAGCATTATGAGTATGCTTCCTTTTGTGGCAATGATTGGAGTTTTTTACTTTTTGATTATTCGTCCACAAATGAAACGTCAGAAAAACGAAAAAAAATTCCAGACTACAGTTCAAAAAGGAATAAAAATAATTACAACTAGTGGTATTCACGGTAAAATTGTTGAAATTAACGACAATGACAATACAATTACTGTTGAAACAGGTGCAGGAAAAATGAAGTTTGAACGCTCTGCTATTTCAATGGAATTAAGTAAAAAATATAATACAGATATTAAATAATATTTTTTTTATATAATAAAGGTGAGCTTATAAGCTCACCTTTTTCTTTTTTATGTAGATTGCATAATATTTATAAATTTGAAGAATACTTTTAACATACCCAAAACCTTTTTTGGCTTTCTAACTGCCTCGGTTTTATTTTGGCTATTAATAAATCTATCAAAAGAATATACCACTCAAATAACGTTTGATTTGGTATATACTAATTTGCCTCTCAAAAAAACAATTATTGACACTCCTATAAAAAAAATTCCGTTACTAGTAAAAGGAAGTGGTTTCAATTTAATATCTACTAGTCTATCTAATAATTTAATAAAGTTAGATTTAGAAAAAATTAATAAAAAGAAAGCTATAAACTATTATTTCTTATCTAATAAACTTCGTCCAGAGATACAAAAGCAATTAAAGTCAGGAATTGAATTAACTCAAGTTCTAAAAGATACAATTCCGTTAAAAATTGGAACTTTAAACTCAAAAAAAGTTCCACTAAAAACAGATTTAAGTATTACTTTTCAACTTGGTCACGACTTATCTAAACTTATTACAATAAAACCAGATAGTGTTTTAATTTCTGGTGAAGAATCTTTATTAAAAAAAATATCTTTTTTAAAATTAGCAAAAATTAACTTGAATAACATTTCTGAAAGCTCTAAAATAAGCATACCGATCCTTAAACAAAACAACATAAAAACAAATATTACTACAGCAGAAATAAATATTACTGTAGATAAATTTACAGAAGGAGAAATTGAAATTCCTGTTTTAGTGAAAAATGCACCTAAAGGATTAAATATTTACCCAAAAAAAGTAAAAATAATTTACAAAGTTGGATTGAAAAATTTCAACAAAATAAATAAAAATTCATTTAAAATAGAATGTGATTATAATCAAGAAAAAAACAGTGAAGCTTCTTACTTAATCCCTAAGTTAAAAAAATCACCTGATATAATTACACTTATAAGGATAGTCCCAGAAAAAATAGACTTCTTAATTCATAAATAATGGTAATAGGCGTAACAGGTGGTATTGGTAGCGGAAAATCTACAGTTGTAAAAATATTTTCAGAATTTAAAGACACTGCTATTTATATTGCTGATGATGAAGCAAAAAAACTAATGCATTCTTCACCTGATATTAAACATAAATTAATTTCAGAATTCGGTAAAGAAGTCTACATCAAAGATCAGTTAAACAGGCCCTTTTTAGCTAGTATTGTTTTTAAAAACAAAATAAAACTTAATATCTTAAATGGGATAGTTCATCCTATAGTTAACGATCACTTTCAAAAATTTATTCTTAAAAACGCAAATAAACAATATATTATATACGAAAATGCTATTTTATTTGAAAATGGAAGTAATATTTTTTGTGATAAAATAATTACAGTAACAGCTCCCGAAAACATAAGGATTAAACGAGTTTTAAAGAGAGATAACACTACTGAATCTACTGTTAGAAATAGGATTAAAAATCAATGGAGCGAGGCTAAAAAAATATTACAATCTAACTATAAGATTGAGAACCTTACACTTACAGAAACTAAAAAAGAAATATTAAGAATTCATAATATTTTAACAAAAAATATTAAATAATTTACATTTAACCAACGATACATCTTAAAATTATCTTAATTTTGCAGCAACTTTGTTAATCTAAGTTAAAAGCATACCTCCCTTCACTTTATTGATTTATTTTTGAATAATGAACAAGAAAATCTTCATCCTTATTGTTGGTTTAATGAGCATTTCTTTAGTTGGGATTATTTCTATTCAAATATATTGGATTAAAGACGCCATAAAGAATAAGCAACAGCAGTTTGACAATAATGTTAAAATAGCATTAGCTCGTACATCTGAAAAGATTAAGGATAGAGAGTACTCTGAATTTATTCAAAACACTCAAGAATTCTTTGAAAACAATGAATACAGAACTGATGCAGAAATAAATACTTATTTGTTTCAACAAATAGATACAACAAATAAAAAGAAATTTTCATTTGGAGGAACTATACTTGCAGAAAACTTTAAGATACCTGGAGACTTTGTTAATAATGATTCGATAATAATAAAAAGATATACAGGGAAAGAAGACATTTATTTTTCTCAAGTAATAAAATCTAAAAACAGTGATTTTAAATCATATATAGACGAGAATCATCTTTCTACTTTTAAACTTTACTCTGACTGGAATAAGCAACAACTAGAACACATGTTTCGTCAGAGCAAAAGAATATACCCTATAGATCAACGTATAAGTAACAACGAATTAAATTTTACAATAAGAGAAGAGTTAGTTAAAATGAATATAATTCAAGGCTTTAAATATGGAGTTTATGAAGATGACTTAGCTACTCAATTAAAATCTGGTTATTTTAACATACATCCAAATGATGTTAACTATCCACTTTTAGCAGATGACAATGGTAATAGTAAATACAAACTTTATATAAAATTCCCTGATGAGCACAAAAATTTACTTTCAGGTATGGTTAAAATTTTAGGTTTATCTTTATTATTTATTGGAATAATTATTGCTGCTTTTTCAGCATCACTATATCAATTAGTTCGACAAAAGAAAATTTCTGAAATTAAAACAGATTTCATTAACAATATGACACATGAATTTAAAACACCTATCGCTACAATAAATTTAGCCCTAGATGCTATTAAAAACCCTAAGATAATATCTGACGAAGAAAAGGTAAAGCGTTATGTTAAAATGATACGTGAAGAAAATAAACGTATGCACGGACAAGTTGAAAATGTGTTACGTATTTCTAGATTAGAAAAAAATCAAATTGAAATTAGTAAGGATGCTACTGATATGCACGACACTATTGAAGAAGCTATTGAGCATATTCAGTTATTAGTAGATGATAAAAAGGGGAAAGTAACCTCACATTTTAAAGCTATATCAACTGAAGTACTTGGTAACCAATTTCACTTAACCAACATAATTGTAAATATATTAGAAAATGCAATAAAGTACTCAGAAAATAGCCCAAAAATTGATGTATATACAGAAAGTACAAATAAATACTTTATCTTTAAGATAAAGGATGAAGGAATAGGAATGGGTAGAAATGCTCAAAAATATGTTTTCGACAAATTTTACAGAGAACATAAAGGAAATATTCACAACGTAAAAGGTCATGGTTTAGGTTTAGCCTATGTAAAAGAAATCATAGAAAGTCACCAAGGAACCGTTTATGTTGAAAGCGAAAAAGGCAAAGGAAGCTTATTTACAGTAAAATTACCATTAATATAAAATAAGGAAGATGGGAAGTAAAAAAATACTATTAGTAGAAGATGATCCAAACTTTGGAACAGTTCTTAAAGATTATTTAGCATTAAACGATTATAATGTTACACATGCTAAAGATGGGATAGATGGATTAATCATGTTTAAAAATGGTGATTATGATTTATGTATTTTAGATGTTATGATGCCACGTAAAGATGGTTTTTCTTTAGCAAAAGATATTCGTGTTACGAATAAAGAAATTCCTATTATTTTCTTAACAGCAAAAACGTTAAAAGAAGACGTTTTAAGAGGTTATCAAGTTGGTGGTGACGATTATTTAAATAAACCTTTTGACTCAGAAGTTTTATTACATAAAATAAAAGCCATTCTACAGCGTAAAGAAAATGAAAAATCTAGCGAAACAGATCAATTTGAATTCAAGATTGGAGGATTTGACTTTAACTCAAAACTTCGTCATCTTTCATTTAATGGTGCTGAAGCTCAAAAACTTTCTCCAAAGGAGAGTAAACTATTAAGAATGTTAGCTATTCATAAAAATGATTTAATGCCACGTGAATTAGCTTTAACAAAAATATGGAGGGATGATAATTACTTTACTTCTCGTAGTATGGACGTTTATATAGCAAAACTTAGAAAGTATTTAAAAATTGATGAGAATGTAGAAATCCTTAATATTCACGGTGAAGGGTTTAGACTTTTAGAAAAAATATAAATTCTTTTTTATTTAAAGACTTCCTTTTAAAGGGAGTCTTTTCTTTTTTATAAATTGTAACAATAATTCTATTAAGTCGTCAAATACTTATAATCAACAAAACCGAAAAACTTGGAAACAATTTTATCAATAAAAAACCTCGATAAAAAATACGGTAAAGTTCACGCTGTAAACAACCTTTCTTTTGATATTAAAAAAGGAAATGTTTATGGAATTCTTGGACCAAACGGAAGTGGTAAATCAACTACTTTAGGTATTATTTTAAATGTAGTTAATGAAACATCTGGTAAATTTAGTTGGTTTGATGGAAAACTATCTACGCACCAAGCTTTAAAAAAAGTAGGAGCTATTATTGAGCGACCTAATTTTTACCCTTATATGACGGCTATTCAAAATTTACAATTGATATGCAAAATAAAAGGTGTTTCTTCTGATAAAATTGAAGAAAAACTAAAAGTAGTAAACCTTTACGAAAGAAGAAATAGCCAATTTAAAACTTATTCTTTAGGAATGAAACAACGTTTAGCAATTGCTTCTGCGTTATTAAACGATCCTGAGATACTAATACTAGATGAACCTACAAATGGATTAGATCCTCAAGGGATTCATGAAATTCGTCAAATAATTAAAGATATAGCAAAAAACGGAACAACTATTTTATTAGCCTCTCACCTACTTGATGAAGTTGAGAAAGTTTGTACTCATGTTCTTATTATAAGAAATGGAATAAAGTTATATAGTGGTAGCGTTGATAATATGGTTGCTTCAAACGGTGTTATAGAAGTTAAAACTGACACAGATATTGAAAAACTAGTAAATGTTTTAAAAAATTATTATGAAGTAGCCTCTGTTAATGTTGATGGAAATTTAGTTACTGCTCGTTTAGAAAATGAAATTTCTGCAGCTCAATTAAACAAACATTTATACGAAAATGGAATAATTGTATCTCATTTAGTAAAACGAAAACTTAGTTTAGAACAACAATTTTTAGATTTAACAAACAACAACTAATAAAAAATATGCTACGTCTTTTATATATCGAGTTTCACAAATTAAAACACAATAGAGCTAGTAAAGTTCTTTCAATTATATATTTTGCCCTATTAACTTCTGTAGCTTTAGTTGCTGCAATTAAATTTGATGTTGGTCCTATTAAATTTCACTTGGCAGATCAAGGGATTTTTAACTTTCCATATATATGGCACTTTAACACATATATTGCAGCAATTTTTAAATTCTTTTTATTACTTGTAATAGTATCTATGATGGCTAATGAGTATAGCTACAAGACATTAAAACAAAATCTAATAGATGGATTAAGCAAGAAAGAGTTTGTACTTTCTAAGTTTTATACTGTAATTATATTTGCTCTAACATCAACTTTTTTTGTATTTGTTATTTCATTAATCTTAGGGTCAATTTATTCAGATTTTAATGAGTTCTCAATAATTTTCTCTGATTTAAGTTATCTTTTTGCTTTTTTCGTTAAACTATTAGGTTTCTTTTCTTTTGGGTTATTTTTGGGAATACTAATTAAAAGATCCGCTTTTGCTGTAGCTGCAATGATTGTTTGGCTTATAGTAGAAAGTATCGTTAAAGGTTACCTATATTGGACATTTAAAGATTTAAAAACTAGTACTGATGAGGCTGTTAACGCTATTATGCAGTTCTTTCCTTTAGAAGCAATGGCTAATTTAATTAAAGAACCCTTTTCAAGATTAGGAGCTGTTAAATCTGTAGCTAGTCAAATAGGCACAAGCTTTACAAAAGATTATTCTGTAAGCTTTCTTAATGTTGTTATTGTCTTAGTATGGACTTTTATTTTTATATACTCTTCATATTTTTTATTAAAGAAACGAGATCTATAATATAAGAAATACAAATAATTTTTTAGATTTAGCTTTTAAGCATCCGTATTTAATATCTCTAAAAATTAATTTTCAAAAAACATATAATTTTATTAACGATAACTGTCATTTATTTTAGAAAAATAAATGACAGTTATCGTTAAATACAAAAGAAACAATAAGTTTAAATTATAAAGTGTTACACCATTATTCAAATTAAGAAATCTTTTTTATTAGATATTTTAATTTTAACAGCAGTTTTAATAAATTTCATTCTAGAATTAATAGATTACAATCAAAAGAAACTATATTCGAAACTTTATAAATAGAATGGTAAAAAAGGCTATTTAACAAACAAAAATATCTCAGAACTAAACTTTAAATTTATTTTACTTATTATGATGAAAAAAACTATTTTTCTATTGTTTTTATTATCCTCTGCTATTTTACTTTCTCAAAACGATTGTAAAGATGCAATTACTGTTTGTGGTAACAGTGGCTATTCTGACCTTATTGTTTCAGGTTTCGGAGCACAAGAACTATCTGGATCAAACACTTGTTCTAGTAAGGAAAATAATAGCATTTGGTTTAAACTTCATATAAAAACAACAGGAACTCTTGGATTCACTTTAACTCCTGTAAATAAAGACATTAATGAAGATTTTGATTTTTTTATTTTCCCTTCAACAGCAACATGTAGCAATTTAGGTACAGCTATTCGTTGCTCAACCACAAACCCTAAATCTTCTGGTCAAGCAAATAATTTAACAGGCATGAATGAAACAGAAACTGATACATCTGAAGGACCAGGGCCTTCTGGCAATAGTTTTGTTAAATGGTTAAATGTTAATGCTGGTGAATCGTATTTTTTAGTTATTGACAGACCTGTAGGTAAAAGTAATTTCAATTTAACATGGACAGGGACTGCTACATTTTTTGATCAACCCATAATTGATAAGACTATTCTACCTGATAATACATTAGATATAAATAAATGCGATAATGACGGTCTTAATGATAATATTACTGATTTTAATTTAACTCAAAACGATGCTATTATTGGTACTCAAACTAATATAGATGTCACCTATCATTTATCTAATAATGATGCTATTTTAGGTATAAATTCAATTACAACACCTCACGCTTATAGAAACATAAACAGTCCTCAATCTATCTTTATAAGGCTAACCAATAAATTAACGGAATGTTTTATTACAGACAGTTTTAGTTTAAATATAAACCCAATGCTAAACAATGATGATATCATTATTGTTGACGACACCAATAATAACGATCTAGATATTTATTCTATCAAAATAACTTCGGGAAACAAAAAAATTACTATCAATGATTATGAGTTTGCTATTATAAATGAAGATAATTTTCAAACTAATTTTCAAGACAATCCTTTATTTGAAAATATTACTGGTGGTTTTTACACGATTGTGGTTAATGGAAAGAATGGCTGTTTAACCAATTTTAAAATTGAAGTTTCAGTAATTCAATACCCTAAATTCTTTACACCTAATGGGGATGGGAATAATGATACCTGGAGAATTAGAGGAGCCAATTCTAGTTTTTATCCGTCAAGTAACATTACGATTGTTAACAGATATGGAAAAATTGTAGCCATCGTGCCTATAAACAATCTAGGATGGGACGGAACCTATAAAGGAAAAATACTTCCTTCAAACGACTACTGGTTTAAAACTGAACTTGTTGATAGAAAAGGAAAAATTCATCAACATAATGGGCATTTTTCTCTTCTTAGAAGATAATCATTAATAATACAACTACTAATAGAAGTAGGGGAAATCATTTTAAAACTGTTTTAACTTTAATATGAAATTAAAATTATACATAAATATTATAGCATTCTTTTTTGTGTTACCTCACTTAAAAGCACAAACAACTGTACAAGTAAATCAGAGCAGTCATATAGAAGCGAAATATTCTCCTAAAGAACTTATCGAAAAAATTCTTATAGATAATAGTTGTACCGAAGTAACAAATATAACTTC
This genomic stretch from Tenacibaculum sp. Bg11-29 harbors:
- a CDS encoding Glu/Leu/Phe/Val dehydrogenase; the protein is MTSEIIDTKDLKNDPVFGQLSFDNHEQIVFCNDEDTGLKAIIGIHNTTLGPALGGTRMWQYKSEWDALNDVLRLSRGMTYKSAITGLNLGGGKAVIIGDAKTQKNDALMRKFGEYVNSLSGRYITAEDIGMETRDMDVIREVTPHVTGVSEAIGGSGNPSPVTAYGVYMGMKAAAKYRFGTDNLDGKKILVQGVGHVGETLVKHITDEGAKVILNDINEARLEELSKKFGANVVLGNDIYGLDVDIYAPCALGATVNDESISQLKAKVIAGAANNQLADELKHGKLLREKGIAYAPDFLINAGGIINVYAEIAGYDKAESIKRTENIYNTTLDIFNLAEKENITTHQAAFNIAQSRIDARKKEQNS
- the nusB gene encoding transcription antitermination factor NusB, whose product is MINRRHIRVKVMQSVYAMQQSQSDNIVKEEKFLKNSIQKMYDLYVLNLQLVVEVQKLANKKIALSKKKMLATKEELNPNTKFIDNKLINLLNESVSLEGYTELNQLNFWELDNEYVNIILDELQKSDLYKKYMSTVEDSYHIDKAFVIEFFREIIAPNEKLADYFEDKMISWVDDIPFVNTWIIKSLNKQKPQNPFILGGLYKDSEDKQFASNLFTKTVLHQHKYQDDIIEKTPNWEADRIADIDMIIIKMAITEFLHFPSIPSRVTINEYIELAKDYSTNKSGYFINGVLDKLAKDYLASDKMVKIGRGLL
- a CDS encoding DUF1573 domain-containing protein, with product MKKIAVVIAFILSTGILVSCGQGNAASKVKKENVQKAEKRDVSISAGAASISFDKEEYDFGIVNEGDVVKTTFTVTNTGKGDLVITNAQASCGCTVPVWPKEAIAPGKTGEIQVSFNTNGKPNKQSKSITLSTNTEKGREVIKISGMVTPKKKTV
- the yajC gene encoding preprotein translocase subunit YajC — translated: MFITIFLQASTQESIMSMLPFVAMIGVFYFLIIRPQMKRQKNEKKFQTTVQKGIKIITTSGIHGKIVEINDNDNTITVETGAGKMKFERSAISMELSKKYNTDIK
- a CDS encoding CdaR family protein, with protein sequence MKNTFNIPKTFFGFLTASVLFWLLINLSKEYTTQITFDLVYTNLPLKKTIIDTPIKKIPLLVKGSGFNLISTSLSNNLIKLDLEKINKKKAINYYFLSNKLRPEIQKQLKSGIELTQVLKDTIPLKIGTLNSKKVPLKTDLSITFQLGHDLSKLITIKPDSVLISGEESLLKKISFLKLAKINLNNISESSKISIPILKQNNIKTNITTAEINITVDKFTEGEIEIPVLVKNAPKGLNIYPKKVKIIYKVGLKNFNKINKNSFKIECDYNQEKNSEASYLIPKLKKSPDIITLIRIVPEKIDFLIHK
- the coaE gene encoding dephospho-CoA kinase (Dephospho-CoA kinase (CoaE) performs the final step in coenzyme A biosynthesis.), which encodes MVIGVTGGIGSGKSTVVKIFSEFKDTAIYIADDEAKKLMHSSPDIKHKLISEFGKEVYIKDQLNRPFLASIVFKNKIKLNILNGIVHPIVNDHFQKFILKNANKQYIIYENAILFENGSNIFCDKIITVTAPENIRIKRVLKRDNTTESTVRNRIKNQWSEAKKILQSNYKIENLTLTETKKEILRIHNILTKNIK
- a CDS encoding sensor histidine kinase KdpD gives rise to the protein MNKKIFILIVGLMSISLVGIISIQIYWIKDAIKNKQQQFDNNVKIALARTSEKIKDREYSEFIQNTQEFFENNEYRTDAEINTYLFQQIDTTNKKKFSFGGTILAENFKIPGDFVNNDSIIIKRYTGKEDIYFSQVIKSKNSDFKSYIDENHLSTFKLYSDWNKQQLEHMFRQSKRIYPIDQRISNNELNFTIREELVKMNIIQGFKYGVYEDDLATQLKSGYFNIHPNDVNYPLLADDNGNSKYKLYIKFPDEHKNLLSGMVKILGLSLLFIGIIIAAFSASLYQLVRQKKISEIKTDFINNMTHEFKTPIATINLALDAIKNPKIISDEEKVKRYVKMIREENKRMHGQVENVLRISRLEKNQIEISKDATDMHDTIEEAIEHIQLLVDDKKGKVTSHFKAISTEVLGNQFHLTNIIVNILENAIKYSENSPKIDVYTESTNKYFIFKIKDEGIGMGRNAQKYVFDKFYREHKGNIHNVKGHGLGLAYVKEIIESHQGTVYVESEKGKGSLFTVKLPLI
- a CDS encoding response regulator transcription factor, coding for MGSKKILLVEDDPNFGTVLKDYLALNDYNVTHAKDGIDGLIMFKNGDYDLCILDVMMPRKDGFSLAKDIRVTNKEIPIIFLTAKTLKEDVLRGYQVGGDDYLNKPFDSEVLLHKIKAILQRKENEKSSETDQFEFKIGGFDFNSKLRHLSFNGAEAQKLSPKESKLLRMLAIHKNDLMPRELALTKIWRDDNYFTSRSMDVYIAKLRKYLKIDENVEILNIHGEGFRLLEKI
- a CDS encoding ABC transporter ATP-binding protein, which translates into the protein METILSIKNLDKKYGKVHAVNNLSFDIKKGNVYGILGPNGSGKSTTLGIILNVVNETSGKFSWFDGKLSTHQALKKVGAIIERPNFYPYMTAIQNLQLICKIKGVSSDKIEEKLKVVNLYERRNSQFKTYSLGMKQRLAIASALLNDPEILILDEPTNGLDPQGIHEIRQIIKDIAKNGTTILLASHLLDEVEKVCTHVLIIRNGIKLYSGSVDNMVASNGVIEVKTDTDIEKLVNVLKNYYEVASVNVDGNLVTARLENEISAAQLNKHLYENGIIVSHLVKRKLSLEQQFLDLTNNN
- a CDS encoding ABC transporter permease, translated to MLRLLYIEFHKLKHNRASKVLSIIYFALLTSVALVAAIKFDVGPIKFHLADQGIFNFPYIWHFNTYIAAIFKFFLLLVIVSMMANEYSYKTLKQNLIDGLSKKEFVLSKFYTVIIFALTSTFFVFVISLILGSIYSDFNEFSIIFSDLSYLFAFFVKLLGFFSFGLFLGILIKRSAFAVAAMIVWLIVESIVKGYLYWTFKDLKTSTDEAVNAIMQFFPLEAMANLIKEPFSRLGAVKSVASQIGTSFTKDYSVSFLNVVIVLVWTFIFIYSSYFLLKKRDL
- a CDS encoding T9SS type B sorting domain-containing protein; amino-acid sequence: MKKTIFLLFLLSSAILLSQNDCKDAITVCGNSGYSDLIVSGFGAQELSGSNTCSSKENNSIWFKLHIKTTGTLGFTLTPVNKDINEDFDFFIFPSTATCSNLGTAIRCSTTNPKSSGQANNLTGMNETETDTSEGPGPSGNSFVKWLNVNAGESYFLVIDRPVGKSNFNLTWTGTATFFDQPIIDKTILPDNTLDINKCDNDGLNDNITDFNLTQNDAIIGTQTNIDVTYHLSNNDAILGINSITTPHAYRNINSPQSIFIRLTNKLTECFITDSFSLNINPMLNNDDIIIVDDTNNNDLDIYSIKITSGNKKITINDYEFAIINEDNFQTNFQDNPLFENITGGFYTIVVNGKNGCLTNFKIEVSVIQYPKFFTPNGDGNNDTWRIRGANSSFYPSSNITIVNRYGKIVAIVPINNLGWDGTYKGKILPSNDYWFKTELVDRKGKIHQHNGHFSLLRR